Proteins from a genomic interval of Euleptes europaea isolate rEulEur1 chromosome 18, rEulEur1.hap1, whole genome shotgun sequence:
- the LOC130490082 gene encoding olfactory receptor 11L1-like: MGKAEEENETTVTEFLLLGFGDLGDLQWLLFLLFLVIYIVTMVGNILIVVLVVVDYHLHTPMYFFLVNLSCLEICYSSTILPVMLANLFHGGQGTISVTGCLTQYYFFGFLAVSEFYLLAVMSYDRYLAICKPLLYMVLMNGKVCLQLVAGSWVCGSLATNITIYLLHQLTFCGPTEINHFFCDFNPFLNLSCSDTHTIKLLSFFLTVLFSLLPCLLTLTSYGYIISAIVRIPSTSGRQKAFSTCSSHLIVVSIFYGTIILVYMFPETEALQDFNKVFSLFYTILTPLFNPLIYSLRNREVKVAFRKAVARFCAFERI, from the coding sequence ATGggaaaagcagaagaagaaaatgaaacaacTGTCACAGAATTCCTTCTGCTGGGCTTTGGGGATCTTGGGGATCTGCAGTGGCTTCTGTTTCTGCTCTTCTTAGTGATCTACATTGTGACCATGGTGGGGAACATCCTCATTGTGGTGCTGGTAGTGGTTGACTACCACCTTCACACGCCCATGTACTTCTTCTTGGTGAACTTGTCctgtctggagatctgctacagCTCCACTATCCTTCCGGTGATGCTGGCTAATCTGTTTCATGGGGGTCAAGGAACCATTTCTGTCACTGGTTGCCTGACACAGTATTACTTTTTTGGTTTCTTGGCAGTTTCCGAATTTTATCTCCTAGCAGTGATGTCTTACGATAGGTATCTGGCAATATGTAAACCTTTACTTTATATGGTACTTATGAATGGTAAGGTGtgcctccagctagtagctggatcTTGGGTGTGCGGTTCCTTGGCTACTAACATAACTATATATTTACTGCACCAACTGACTTTCTGtggtcccactgaaatcaaccatTTCTTTTGTGATTTTAATCCATTCTTAAATCTTTCTTGCAGTGACACACATACCATTAAACTTTTATCGTTCTTCCTAACTGTTCtgttctccctcctcccatgTTTGTTGACCCTGACATCATATGGCTACATCATATCTGCCATAGTGAGAATCCCATCCACCTCTGGGAGACAGAAGGCCTTTTCGACCTGCTCTTCTCACCTCATTGTGGTGTCCATTTTCTATGGGACCATAATACTGGTTTACATGTTTCCTGAGACAGAGGCCCTGCAAGACTTCAACAAAGTCTTCTCTCTTTTCTACACAATCCTGACCCCTTTGTTCAACCCCTTGATATACAGCCTGAGAAACAGGGAGGTAAAGGTAGCTTTCAGAAAAGCTGTAGCTAGGTTTTGTGCATTTGAAAGAatatag